A portion of the Citrobacter rodentium NBRC 105723 = DSM 16636 genome contains these proteins:
- a CDS encoding Hcp family type VI secretion system effector translates to MDAIFLKLEGIDGESLVKGFEKQLEIMSYSHNVAMQVTNDVSNTERTSGRAHVGEFSLTKFVDLSTPVLNEYCCCGKVIPTAVLTLCRNDNGNMLPFIVYTLNNVIISQLNVSGGSGGKPVETMSLNFTKIKWEITAQKSAGQKEGNSSSVWDMAMNQKGR, encoded by the coding sequence ATGGATGCAATTTTTTTAAAGCTGGAAGGCATTGATGGCGAGAGCTTGGTAAAAGGATTTGAGAAACAGCTCGAGATCATGTCCTACAGCCATAACGTGGCGATGCAGGTGACGAACGACGTCAGTAACACCGAGCGCACCTCCGGGCGCGCCCATGTTGGCGAATTTTCTCTGACCAAGTTTGTCGATCTCTCTACCCCGGTGCTCAACGAATACTGCTGCTGCGGGAAGGTGATCCCCACGGCGGTACTGACGCTGTGCCGTAACGACAATGGCAATATGCTGCCGTTTATTGTCTACACCTTAAACAATGTCATTATTTCTCAGCTCAACGTCAGCGGCGGATCCGGCGGTAAGCCAGTGGAGACAATGTCGCTGAACTTCACCAAAATCAAATGGGAGATCACCGCTCAGAAATCGGCCGGGCAAAAAGAGGGTAACTCTTCTTCCGTTTGGGATATGGCGATGAACCAGAAAGGGCGTTGA
- the tssC gene encoding type VI secretion system contractile sheath large subunit, which produces MENVQEQAETSGQTVTLSVLDRIIQEGRMARDELQQTYARDMLEELATQILDEGMAVENDTVAMINHRIAQIDELISAQLNEVLHHPDMQRLEASWRGLHQFVMNTETSARLKLRLLNVSRKELQDDLEKAVEFDQSTLFKKLYEEEYGTFGGNPYSVLVGDFEFGRHPQDVALLEKISQVAAAAHAPFIAAASPRLFDMGSFAELSVPRDLAKIFESSELIKWRAFRESEDSRYVSLVLPHVLQRLPYGPDTLPVEGINFVEDVDGLDASKYLWGNAAWALANRITEAFTLYGWCAAIRGVEGGGLVQHLPAHTFSTPSGDISLRCPTEIAITDRREKELNDLGFIALCHKKNTDTAAFFGGQTTNQAKIYNTPEANANARISAMLPYVFAASRFAHYLKVIMRDKVGSFLSRDEVESYLNNWIADYVLLRDTAPQEIKARYPLREARIDVSEVPGKPGVYRAVVFLRPHFQLEELTTSIRLVAELPPPAAA; this is translated from the coding sequence ATGGAAAATGTTCAGGAACAGGCTGAAACCAGCGGCCAGACGGTCACGCTGAGCGTGCTGGATCGCATTATTCAGGAAGGCCGCATGGCGCGGGATGAGCTTCAGCAAACCTACGCTCGCGACATGCTGGAAGAGCTGGCTACGCAAATTCTCGATGAAGGCATGGCGGTGGAAAACGACACTGTCGCGATGATCAACCATCGCATCGCGCAGATTGATGAACTGATTAGCGCCCAGCTTAACGAAGTGCTGCATCACCCCGACATGCAGAGGCTGGAGGCCAGCTGGCGCGGCCTGCATCAGTTTGTGATGAATACCGAAACCAGCGCCCGCCTGAAGCTGCGCCTGCTCAACGTCTCGCGTAAAGAGCTGCAGGACGATCTGGAAAAGGCGGTTGAATTTGACCAGAGCACGCTGTTTAAAAAGCTGTATGAAGAGGAGTACGGCACTTTCGGCGGCAATCCGTACAGCGTCCTGGTTGGCGACTTTGAGTTTGGCCGCCACCCGCAGGATGTGGCGCTGCTGGAAAAAATCTCGCAGGTTGCCGCCGCGGCCCACGCGCCGTTTATCGCTGCCGCCAGCCCGCGCCTGTTCGACATGGGATCGTTTGCCGAGCTGAGCGTCCCGCGCGATCTGGCGAAAATCTTCGAGAGCAGCGAGTTAATCAAATGGCGGGCCTTCCGCGAAAGCGAAGATTCACGCTACGTGTCGCTGGTGCTGCCGCACGTGCTGCAACGTTTGCCCTATGGGCCGGATACTCTGCCGGTGGAAGGGATTAACTTTGTTGAAGACGTGGATGGACTGGATGCCAGCAAATACCTGTGGGGCAACGCCGCCTGGGCGCTGGCTAACCGGATCACCGAAGCATTTACCCTCTATGGCTGGTGTGCGGCAATCCGCGGTGTGGAAGGCGGCGGGCTGGTGCAGCATCTACCGGCTCACACTTTTTCCACCCCTTCCGGCGATATCAGCCTGCGCTGCCCGACGGAGATCGCCATTACCGATCGTCGTGAGAAAGAGCTTAACGATCTCGGTTTTATCGCGCTGTGCCACAAAAAGAACACCGATACGGCGGCCTTTTTTGGCGGGCAGACGACCAATCAGGCAAAAATCTACAACACGCCGGAAGCCAACGCCAACGCGCGTATTTCAGCGATGCTGCCCTATGTTTTCGCCGCTTCCCGCTTTGCGCACTACCTGAAGGTGATCATGCGCGATAAGGTCGGCAGCTTTCTGAGTCGCGACGAGGTGGAAAGCTATCTTAATAACTGGATCGCTGACTACGTGCTGCTGCGTGATACCGCTCCTCAGGAGATCAAGGCGCGTTATCCGCTACGTGAAGCGCGTATCGACGTGAGTGAAGTGCCCGGCAAACCTGGGGTTTACCGCGCCGTTGTGTTCCTGCGCCCGCACTTCCAGCTCGAAGAACTCACTACTTCAATTCGCCTGGTCGCGGAACTGCCGCCGCCAGCTGCGGCCTGA
- the iraD gene encoding anti-adapter protein IraD: MKQPAIPVALFDRLVDENISPRESVRRELICLFNTRAPQQTEGLPPLLIWGAPEWHGLNVSDKRVLNGVCRQLRSAILRLEPRIVALTVSVKEAGQQALALHIDAQLWHDDAPLQLELAWRNGSWQ, from the coding sequence ATGAAGCAGCCCGCCATTCCGGTTGCGCTATTCGACAGACTGGTGGATGAGAATATTTCGCCGCGTGAATCGGTACGCCGTGAACTGATCTGCCTGTTTAATACCCGCGCCCCGCAGCAGACCGAAGGATTACCGCCGCTGCTTATCTGGGGCGCTCCCGAGTGGCATGGTCTGAACGTGAGCGACAAACGGGTGCTTAACGGCGTCTGCCGCCAGTTGCGCAGCGCGATCTTGCGTCTTGAACCGCGAATTGTGGCGCTGACGGTGAGCGTGAAAGAGGCGGGCCAGCAGGCATTGGCGCTGCATATCGATGCGCAGCTCTGGCACGACGACGCCCCGCTACAACTGGAGTTAGCCTGGCGCAACGGTAGTTGGCAATAG
- the tssB gene encoding type VI secretion system contractile sheath small subunit, producing the protein MAESIQHKLNQIRPPRVQITYDVETGGAVEKKELPMVVGILADLSGQPASPPQKLRERRFVEIDRDNFDDVLSSISPRLAIQVDNRLANDDSKLNVELNFRTFEDFTPLNIINQVKPLQRLFLARQRLRDLLTKLDGNDDLDTLLQQVVNDNAELQALRPAEKNSTTENV; encoded by the coding sequence ATGGCCGAAAGCATTCAACATAAACTCAACCAAATAAGACCGCCGCGCGTTCAAATTACCTATGACGTGGAAACCGGCGGGGCCGTTGAGAAAAAAGAACTGCCTATGGTGGTGGGGATTCTGGCCGATCTGTCCGGTCAGCCAGCCTCCCCGCCGCAGAAACTTCGCGAACGTCGCTTCGTCGAAATCGACCGCGATAACTTTGATGACGTACTTTCCTCGATCTCCCCCCGCCTGGCGATTCAGGTGGATAACCGCCTGGCGAACGATGACAGCAAGCTCAACGTTGAACTGAATTTCAGAACATTCGAAGACTTTACCCCTCTCAACATTATCAACCAGGTTAAGCCGCTTCAGCGTCTTTTTCTTGCCCGCCAGCGCCTGCGCGATCTGTTGACCAAGCTGGACGGCAACGACGATCTGGACACGCTGCTGCAGCAGGTGGTCAATGACAATGCGGAGCTGCAGGCGCTGCGTCCGGCAGAGAAAAACTCTACGACGGAAAACGTTTAA
- the tssF gene encoding type VI secretion system baseplate subunit TssF, translating into MDDRLLDNYLQELRWLRSVSGDFARRHPQVAARLRLSEFDCPDPHVERLLEGFALQSARLHQRLDDGFGELSESLLEQLSPHLMRPFPSTATACFIPDPLAGDLTRGYTMPAGTPLYALNAEGKTVWWRTALEQTLWPVAIDELAWCDAATAQLHSGLADARSALRIRLRCLAPYRFSQLAMSSLRVHLCGSPQVNAALFDLLYAHAIGPRRPQPVGVRNASDILPFDAATAASGVALSAWMHCPQALMYFDLPMPPGAEDDTMTLLIPFDCAPPTAQPLQPDDIRPGCAPLVNLFARTSEPLIAEHTRSEQRLVADHNDSAVQIYRVQALWMSNQESAWRVPPYYSAQGHSESRWFWHTRRHRMQDNTLWLTLVDSCFDPAEPAEEASLTARLWCSNGETALSLAAGTPLAFALPGPVAQARLLGTPTAPSSPIARRDARWRLVSSLALNHLSLTDGETALASLKEMLSLYAPSSASSAVWQQINGISDLRCERVSEHRGGEAWRGWHNGLRVTLTLDPKAFTASSRLLFAAIIARYLARNATANCFVQCVLQDDGRTLPLWRDTGETALSA; encoded by the coding sequence ATGGACGATCGACTGCTTGATAATTACCTGCAGGAGCTACGCTGGCTGCGTTCGGTTAGCGGCGACTTTGCCCGCCGTCATCCGCAGGTGGCCGCGCGCCTGCGTTTAAGCGAATTTGACTGCCCGGACCCTCACGTTGAGCGTCTGCTGGAAGGTTTCGCGTTGCAAAGCGCCCGCCTGCACCAGCGGCTGGACGACGGCTTCGGCGAACTGAGCGAGTCGCTGCTGGAACAGCTCTCTCCGCATCTGATGCGTCCTTTTCCCTCAACCGCTACCGCCTGTTTCATCCCCGATCCGTTAGCAGGCGATCTGACGCGTGGCTATACGATGCCCGCAGGAACGCCGCTGTATGCGCTGAACGCCGAAGGGAAAACGGTCTGGTGGCGGACCGCGCTGGAGCAGACCCTGTGGCCGGTGGCGATCGACGAGCTTGCCTGGTGCGACGCCGCGACCGCACAGCTTCACAGCGGGCTGGCGGATGCGCGAAGCGCGTTGCGTATTCGGCTGCGCTGCCTGGCGCCGTATCGTTTTTCGCAACTGGCGATGAGTTCGCTGCGCGTACATCTTTGTGGTTCACCGCAGGTTAACGCCGCTCTTTTCGATTTACTTTATGCCCACGCTATCGGACCCCGGCGTCCGCAGCCCGTGGGCGTACGCAATGCGTCAGATATTTTGCCTTTCGATGCCGCTACGGCGGCCAGCGGAGTGGCGCTGAGCGCGTGGATGCATTGCCCACAGGCGCTGATGTATTTCGATCTGCCGATGCCGCCAGGCGCGGAAGACGACACTATGACGTTACTGATCCCGTTTGATTGCGCTCCGCCAACCGCGCAGCCTCTGCAGCCGGATGATATACGCCCCGGCTGCGCGCCCCTGGTTAATCTTTTTGCCCGCACCTCGGAACCGCTGATCGCTGAACATACCCGCAGCGAACAGCGGCTGGTAGCGGACCATAACGACAGCGCCGTGCAGATTTATCGCGTCCAGGCGCTGTGGATGAGCAATCAGGAGTCGGCATGGCGCGTCCCCCCTTATTATTCGGCGCAGGGACACAGTGAAAGCCGCTGGTTCTGGCATACGCGCCGTCATCGCATGCAGGACAATACGCTGTGGTTGACCCTGGTGGACAGCTGTTTTGATCCGGCAGAGCCAGCGGAGGAGGCCAGTCTGACGGCCCGGCTGTGGTGTAGCAACGGCGAGACGGCGCTGTCGCTGGCGGCGGGCACCCCTCTCGCATTCGCACTGCCTGGTCCGGTAGCGCAGGCGCGTCTTCTGGGAACGCCAACGGCGCCTTCCTCTCCCATTGCCCGGCGTGACGCGCGCTGGCGGTTGGTCTCGTCGCTGGCGCTTAATCATCTGTCGCTCACCGATGGCGAAACGGCGCTCGCTTCGTTGAAGGAGATGCTGTCGCTCTACGCTCCGTCCAGCGCGTCGTCTGCCGTCTGGCAGCAGATCAACGGCATCAGCGACCTGCGCTGCGAACGGGTAAGCGAACATCGCGGCGGCGAGGCCTGGCGCGGGTGGCATAACGGCCTTCGTGTGACGTTGACGCTCGATCCGAAAGCTTTTACGGCCAGTAGCCGCCTGCTGTTTGCCGCGATTATCGCCCGCTATCTGGCGCGGAACGCCACGGCGAACTGCTTTGTTCAATGTGTCTTACAGGATGACGGGAGGACGTTGCCGCTATGGCGCGACACCGGAGAAACGGCGCTATCAGCGTAA
- a CDS encoding type VI secretion system baseplate subunit TssG, producing the protein MARHRRNGAISVIERLRREPWSFSLEQYVRLIELSGILPELYGDTGLAFAPAEVGVQRDGHLRVCSLGPGGADGVLPYDWLEWLQQATQDKNAAPQDFLSLFQRRLIEHHCRSLSLWRLAPPYATREQAPGFAIMRALCGFDSPAMRYGSPRLLAQSGLLANRRRSTEGFIALAAAVLNVTLRAEEFIGRWQTLPPASQGRIGCRLGRDSVAGRRAWNQHAALRVHLQVDSETQWRTFLPGGEGFQTLAWLGQVWFGAGITLELVLSGTLALDAMLTRNNPPRLGRTAQLGGRRKSSFSCRQHLKENTTWT; encoded by the coding sequence ATGGCGCGACACCGGAGAAACGGCGCTATCAGCGTAATTGAGCGTCTGCGTCGCGAGCCGTGGAGCTTCTCGCTGGAGCAATACGTCAGGCTGATTGAACTGAGCGGCATCCTCCCCGAACTGTACGGTGACACGGGACTGGCCTTCGCGCCTGCGGAGGTTGGCGTACAGCGTGATGGTCATCTGCGGGTATGCAGCCTTGGACCGGGCGGCGCCGACGGCGTGCTGCCTTACGACTGGCTGGAGTGGCTGCAGCAGGCGACTCAGGATAAAAATGCCGCTCCGCAGGATTTTCTCAGCCTGTTTCAGCGGCGGCTGATTGAACACCATTGCCGCAGCCTGAGTCTCTGGCGGCTGGCGCCCCCCTATGCCACGCGGGAACAGGCGCCAGGGTTCGCGATTATGCGCGCGCTGTGCGGCTTTGATTCACCGGCAATGCGGTATGGATCGCCCCGATTGCTGGCGCAGAGCGGATTGCTGGCAAATCGCAGGCGTTCGACAGAGGGCTTTATCGCTCTCGCGGCAGCGGTATTGAACGTCACGCTGCGCGCTGAAGAATTTATTGGTCGCTGGCAGACGTTGCCGCCTGCTTCACAGGGACGTATCGGTTGCCGCCTTGGGCGGGACAGCGTGGCGGGAAGGCGCGCCTGGAACCAGCATGCGGCTTTGCGGGTGCATCTGCAGGTCGACAGCGAGACGCAGTGGCGGACATTTTTACCCGGCGGCGAGGGATTTCAGACCCTGGCCTGGCTGGGCCAGGTCTGGTTTGGCGCAGGAATAACACTGGAACTGGTATTAAGCGGCACGCTGGCGCTCGACGCTATGCTCACCCGCAACAACCCGCCGCGACTCGGACGCACCGCACAGCTCGGTGGACGCAGGAAGTCATCATTCAGCTGCCGACAGCATCTTAAGGAGAATACAACATGGACTTAA